The proteins below come from a single Parageobacillus thermoglucosidasius genomic window:
- the flgB gene encoding flagellar basal body rod protein FlgB encodes MALFSRTITMLEQGLDYAALREKVIANNIANVDTPNYKAKSVQFRTELDRALQPLEAKRTHPKHLPFHHQISNQFFVTKRTDVVYNHNGNNVDIDKEMADLAENQIYYNALVERLNGKFTTLKTVIKGGK; translated from the coding sequence TTGGCACTATTTTCACGTACAATAACGATGCTTGAGCAAGGGCTTGATTATGCGGCATTAAGAGAAAAAGTGATTGCCAACAATATTGCTAACGTGGACACGCCGAATTACAAGGCGAAAAGCGTCCAATTTAGGACGGAATTGGATCGTGCGCTGCAACCGCTGGAAGCAAAACGGACGCATCCAAAGCATTTGCCGTTTCATCATCAAATATCAAATCAATTTTTCGTGACGAAAAGGACGGATGTGGTATACAATCATAATGGAAATAATGTCGATATTGATAAAGAAATGGCAGATTTAGCAGAAAATCAAATTTATTATAATGCTTTAGTTGAGCGACTTAACGGAAAATTCACAACATTAAAGACGGTCATTAAGGGAGGGAAATAA
- the flgC gene encoding flagellar basal body rod protein FlgC codes for MSMFQNLDITASALTAQRLRMDVVSSNMANVDTTRARFVNGQWEPYRRKLVVMEPRQEGFSTYLQAAMNSRDSVGGGVRVTKIVEDPAPFKLVYDPSHPDADRNGYVRLPNVDPLKEMVDLMSATRSYEANVTVFNATKGMLMKALEIGK; via the coding sequence ATGTCTATGTTTCAAAATTTAGATATCACGGCGTCTGCGCTGACAGCACAGCGATTGCGCATGGATGTGGTTTCCTCCAATATGGCCAATGTTGATACGACGCGCGCCCGGTTTGTTAATGGGCAATGGGAGCCGTACCGGCGTAAATTGGTCGTCATGGAGCCACGCCAAGAAGGGTTTTCTACATATTTGCAGGCTGCGATGAATAGCCGTGATTCCGTTGGCGGCGGGGTCCGGGTCACAAAAATCGTCGAAGATCCAGCACCTTTCAAACTTGTTTACGATCCTTCCCATCCTGACGCAGACCGCAACGGATATGTTCGCCTTCCTAATGTCGATCCGTTGAAGGAAATGGTCGATTTAATGAGCGCCACGCGGTCATATGAGGCAAACGTCACCGTTTTTAACGCGACAAAAGGGATGTTAATGAAGGCATTAGAAATTGGAAAATAA
- the fliE gene encoding flagellar hook-basal body complex protein FliE produces MIQGIDRSLFAGTVDAASQTAKPADVQKEFSAFLKDALNKVNEQQIQADQLTEKLVKGENVDLHQVMIAAQKASISLQLTLEVRNKVIEAYQEMMRMQI; encoded by the coding sequence ATGATACAAGGAATTGATCGTTCATTGTTTGCAGGGACGGTTGATGCTGCTTCCCAAACGGCAAAACCGGCTGATGTGCAAAAGGAGTTCTCCGCCTTTTTAAAAGATGCGCTTAATAAAGTAAACGAGCAGCAAATACAGGCTGACCAGCTGACGGAAAAATTGGTGAAAGGCGAAAATGTCGATTTGCATCAAGTAATGATCGCGGCGCAAAAAGCAAGCATTTCTTTGCAGCTTACGTTGGAAGTGCGCAACAAAGTGATTGAAGCATATCAAGAAATGATGCGAATGCAAATATAG
- the fliF gene encoding flagellar basal-body MS-ring/collar protein FliF, with amino-acid sequence MNDRLKKWLNRFTLFWKERTKKQKWIAVASLALLLLIIGATVFFATRTEMVPLYSNLTPQEAGQIKETLDQRNIKSEVADNGTTIKVPKDLADSLKVELAAEGIPNSGMIDYSFFGKNASFGMTDNEFNVVKLEAMQNELANLIKSINGVEDAKVMINLPQPSVFASDNQGEASASIVLKTKPGYQFSDQQIKALYHLVSKSVPNLPTDNIVIMNQFFEYFDLKNDEKNSTGTTFAAQQEIKQQIERDIQQRVQRMLGTMMGQDKVAVSVTADIDFTQERREENLVAPVDEENNEGIAISVQRIQETYSGNGAPPGGTAGTGANEVPNYQAGANEANGNYERTEETINNEVNRIKKNIVESPYKIRDLGIQVMVEPPDPKDPNSLPQQTIDDIQKILGTIVRTSIDKQYGQTLTDQDIQNRVVVSVQKFNGKATFEEPKPAIPMWVYIVGGIGLVLLITLFILWWRSRKSDEEEEEEEEEIFEQPMVQEIPDIHEQETESTMRRKQLERLAKEKPDEFAKLLRTWLSEE; translated from the coding sequence ATGAACGACAGACTGAAAAAATGGCTTAATCGCTTTACTTTATTTTGGAAAGAACGAACAAAAAAACAAAAATGGATCGCTGTTGCTAGCCTTGCCCTTCTTTTGCTGATTATCGGCGCTACTGTATTTTTTGCAACAAGGACGGAAATGGTGCCGCTATATAGCAACTTAACGCCACAGGAAGCAGGACAAATAAAAGAAACGCTCGATCAGCGGAACATTAAATCAGAAGTAGCCGATAACGGCACAACGATAAAAGTGCCAAAAGACTTGGCAGATTCGTTAAAAGTGGAGTTGGCAGCGGAAGGAATTCCGAACAGCGGCATGATCGACTATTCTTTCTTTGGGAAAAACGCAAGCTTCGGAATGACGGATAACGAGTTTAACGTCGTCAAGCTCGAAGCAATGCAAAATGAGCTGGCAAATTTAATCAAAAGCATTAACGGCGTTGAAGATGCGAAAGTAATGATTAATCTTCCGCAGCCGAGCGTGTTTGCGTCCGATAATCAAGGGGAAGCTTCAGCATCGATCGTGCTGAAAACAAAACCGGGATACCAATTTAGCGACCAGCAAATAAAAGCGTTATATCATCTCGTTTCCAAAAGTGTTCCTAACCTTCCTACAGATAATATCGTCATTATGAACCAGTTTTTTGAGTATTTTGACTTGAAAAATGACGAAAAAAATTCGACAGGCACAACGTTTGCTGCACAGCAAGAAATAAAGCAACAAATTGAGCGCGACATTCAACAGCGAGTGCAGCGGATGCTGGGGACGATGATGGGACAAGATAAAGTGGCTGTTTCGGTGACAGCAGATATTGACTTTACGCAAGAAAGACGGGAAGAAAACCTTGTTGCCCCAGTTGATGAGGAAAATAACGAAGGCATTGCCATCAGCGTGCAACGCATTCAAGAAACTTACTCTGGAAATGGGGCACCACCAGGCGGCACAGCTGGAACAGGGGCAAATGAAGTGCCAAACTATCAGGCTGGGGCAAACGAAGCAAATGGAAATTATGAGCGGACCGAAGAAACGATTAATAACGAAGTGAACCGGATAAAAAAGAATATCGTCGAAAGCCCATATAAAATTCGCGATTTAGGCATTCAAGTGATGGTGGAGCCGCCGGATCCGAAAGATCCGAACTCTCTGCCGCAGCAAACGATCGACGATATTCAAAAAATATTAGGAACGATTGTCAGAACATCGATTGACAAACAATATGGCCAAACATTAACCGATCAGGATATTCAAAATCGCGTTGTCGTTTCTGTGCAGAAGTTTAACGGAAAAGCGACATTTGAGGAACCGAAACCGGCGATTCCAATGTGGGTATATATCGTTGGCGGCATCGGCCTTGTTCTTCTGATCACATTGTTCATCTTATGGTGGCGCAGCCGCAAGAGTGATGAGGAAGAAGAGGAGGAAGAGGAAGAAATCTTCGAACAGCCAATGGTTCAAGAAATTCCGGATATTCACGAGCAAGAGACAGAATCGACCATGCGTCGCAAACAGTTAGAAAGATTGGCGAAAGAAAAGCCGGATGAATTTGCAAAGCTGTTGCGAACATGGTTATCGGAAGAGTAG
- the fliG gene encoding flagellar motor switch protein FliG codes for MENKVKRSGLTGRQKAAILLISLGPDVSASVYKHLSEEEIEKLTLEISRMRQVGADEKEEVMEEFHQIALAQDYIEQGGIAYAKEVLEKALGPEKAMNIINRLTSALMVRPFDFARKADPAQILNFIQNEHPQTIALILSYLEPAQAGQILSALPQEMQADIARRIALMDSTSPEIINEVEQILERKLSATVVQDYTQTGGIETVVEVLNQVDRSTERTILDALEIQDPELAEEIKKRMFVFEDIVTLDNRAIQRVVREVDNNDLVLALKVASDEVKEVVFRNMSTRMAETLKEEMEFIGPVRLRDVEEAQSRIVSVIRRLEEAGEIVIARGGGDDIIV; via the coding sequence ATGGAAAATAAAGTAAAGAGAAGTGGGCTGACGGGGAGACAAAAAGCGGCGATCCTTCTTATTTCCCTTGGCCCAGACGTATCCGCCTCCGTTTATAAACATTTATCAGAAGAAGAAATTGAAAAGCTGACTTTAGAAATTTCCCGAATGCGTCAAGTGGGAGCGGACGAAAAAGAAGAAGTGATGGAAGAATTTCATCAAATCGCGCTGGCGCAAGATTATATTGAGCAAGGCGGAATCGCCTATGCCAAAGAGGTGCTTGAAAAAGCGCTCGGCCCGGAGAAAGCGATGAATATTATCAACCGGTTAACGTCCGCTTTGATGGTGCGGCCGTTCGATTTTGCCCGTAAAGCGGATCCTGCGCAAATATTAAACTTTATTCAAAACGAACATCCGCAGACGATTGCCCTTATCCTTTCTTATCTGGAACCGGCGCAAGCAGGGCAAATTTTATCGGCTTTACCGCAAGAAATGCAGGCGGATATCGCCAGACGCATCGCGTTAATGGATAGCACATCGCCTGAGATTATTAATGAAGTAGAACAAATTTTGGAACGAAAACTATCGGCAACGGTTGTGCAAGATTATACACAAACTGGCGGAATTGAAACCGTTGTGGAAGTGTTAAATCAGGTTGACCGCAGCACAGAACGAACGATTCTCGATGCCCTTGAAATTCAAGATCCTGAGCTTGCGGAAGAAATTAAAAAACGGATGTTTGTTTTCGAAGATATTGTCACTCTTGATAACCGTGCGATTCAGCGCGTTGTTCGTGAAGTCGACAACAATGATTTAGTGTTGGCGCTCAAAGTAGCAAGCGACGAAGTAAAAGAAGTTGTTTTCCGCAACATGTCCACACGCATGGCAGAGACATTGAAAGAAGAGATGGAATTTATCGGGCCTGTCCGGCTGCGTGATGTGGAAGAGGCGCAGTCGCGGATTGTCTCGGTGATTCGCCGCTTGGAAGAAGCGGGAGAAATTGTGATTGCTCGCGGCGGGGGAGATGATATTATTGTCTAA
- the fliH gene encoding flagellar assembly protein FliH — translation MILLSNVIKAPFTKINRVGKKMIEIKRLDFEQPTAPDEQRENHEAAVEHAKHEAERIKREAEQYYELMRQQVQQEQEAWQTEKEQLIQSAREEGYKDGFGQGKAEALHHYRELIEQARQITETANAQFYEQINASAETILRIGIKVAERIIGEKLAENHDHFLSLVKRAIKEVREQSEVTIYVHPASYETVVRRKEELKALFHHEADVFIHPDEQLEEHGCIIETPFGRIDASVDTQLEQIKEKLFERMKEGMSAELASSS, via the coding sequence ATGATATTATTGTCTAACGTCATTAAAGCGCCATTTACGAAGATCAACCGCGTTGGCAAAAAAATGATCGAAATTAAACGCCTTGATTTTGAGCAGCCAACCGCACCAGACGAGCAGCGAGAAAATCATGAAGCGGCGGTGGAACATGCCAAACATGAGGCAGAACGGATCAAACGGGAAGCGGAACAATATTATGAATTGATGCGCCAGCAAGTGCAGCAAGAACAGGAAGCGTGGCAAACCGAAAAGGAGCAGCTTATTCAATCAGCGCGCGAAGAAGGGTATAAAGACGGATTTGGGCAAGGAAAAGCAGAAGCGCTGCATCATTACCGCGAGTTGATTGAACAGGCCCGGCAAATTACGGAGACCGCGAATGCCCAGTTTTACGAACAAATCAACGCATCGGCTGAGACGATCCTCCGCATTGGAATAAAAGTCGCGGAGCGCATTATTGGTGAAAAACTGGCGGAAAATCACGATCATTTTCTGTCACTGGTGAAACGGGCGATCAAAGAAGTGCGCGAACAATCAGAAGTGACAATTTACGTCCATCCAGCTTCTTATGAAACGGTCGTGCGGCGCAAAGAAGAGCTTAAAGCGCTATTTCATCATGAAGCGGATGTGTTTATTCATCCAGATGAACAGCTGGAAGAACATGGATGCATTATCGAAACTCCGTTCGGGCGCATCGATGCAAGTGTTGATACACAGCTAGAGCAAATAAAAGAAAAGCTGTTCGAACGGATGAAGGAGGGGATGTCCGCTGAATTGGCAAGCTCTTCTTGA
- the fliI gene encoding flagellar protein export ATPase FliI — protein MDSYKRFGKVSRVIGLMIEAKGPESSVGDICYIHTGSGKQKQMIAAEVVGFKEQHVLLMPFSTVQHISPGCIVEATGKPLQIRVGFPLIGKVLDSLGYPLDGSPLSKGLQPISIERNPPNPLARPPISEPIEVGVRVIDSLLTVGKGQRVGIFAGSGVGKSTLMGMIARHTNADINVIALIGERGREVREFIERDLGPEGLARSIVVVATSDQPALMRVKGAYTATAIAEYFRDQGMDVMFMMDSVTRVAMAQREIGLAIGEPPTTKGYTPSVFAILPKLLERTGTNACGTITAFYTVLVDGDDMNEPIADTVRGILDGHFVLERSLANKGQYPAINVLKSVSRVMNHIISPEHRQAADKLRQLLSTYINSEDLINIGAYKRGSSKEIDEAIRYYPEIISFCKQDIDEKATKDESIETLLRLMQTG, from the coding sequence ATGGATTCATATAAACGGTTTGGCAAAGTTTCGCGGGTTATTGGTTTAATGATAGAAGCGAAAGGACCGGAAAGCTCGGTCGGCGATATTTGCTATATTCATACCGGAAGCGGAAAGCAAAAACAAATGATTGCCGCAGAAGTCGTTGGATTTAAAGAGCAGCATGTATTGTTAATGCCGTTTTCGACCGTTCAACATATTTCACCGGGATGCATTGTCGAAGCGACTGGGAAGCCGTTACAAATCCGTGTTGGTTTTCCATTAATTGGAAAGGTGCTGGATTCACTCGGCTATCCTCTCGATGGCAGCCCGCTGTCCAAAGGATTGCAGCCAATTTCGATTGAGCGCAATCCGCCCAATCCGCTCGCAAGACCGCCGATCAGCGAACCGATCGAAGTGGGCGTTCGTGTCATTGACAGTTTGCTGACGGTTGGCAAAGGGCAGCGCGTCGGAATTTTTGCCGGTTCGGGAGTCGGAAAAAGCACATTGATGGGAATGATTGCACGCCATACGAACGCGGACATCAATGTGATCGCGTTGATCGGCGAGCGTGGGCGCGAAGTCCGTGAATTTATCGAACGAGACCTCGGTCCTGAAGGATTGGCGCGCTCCATCGTTGTCGTTGCGACTTCCGATCAGCCAGCATTGATGCGGGTGAAAGGGGCGTACACCGCCACGGCGATTGCCGAATATTTCCGCGACCAAGGGATGGATGTCATGTTTATGATGGACTCGGTCACACGCGTCGCGATGGCACAGCGGGAAATTGGCCTAGCGATCGGCGAGCCGCCGACAACAAAAGGATATACACCGTCCGTGTTTGCGATATTGCCGAAACTGCTGGAACGCACCGGAACAAACGCCTGCGGCACGATCACCGCGTTTTATACGGTGCTTGTCGACGGTGACGATATGAATGAACCGATCGCCGACACAGTGCGCGGCATTTTGGACGGACATTTCGTTCTTGAACGCAGTTTAGCCAATAAAGGGCAGTATCCGGCGATTAACGTATTAAAAAGCGTTAGCCGCGTGATGAATCACATTATTTCTCCAGAGCACCGGCAAGCGGCGGATAAGCTCCGCCAGCTTCTATCCACTTATATTAATTCGGAAGACTTAATCAATATAGGGGCGTACAAGCGGGGATCGTCAAAAGAAATTGATGAAGCGATCCGCTATTACCCGGAAATCATTTCTTTTTGCAAACAAGATATCGATGAGAAAGCGACAAAAGACGAAAGCATTGAGACGCTACTTCGTTTAATGCAAACAGGGTGA
- the fliJ gene encoding flagellar export protein FliJ, which produces MGYVFKLQKVLTMKENEKKQAVGEYNEAVQRFQEVAEKLYHFLKQKEQYEEIHKQKLQAGLPIQEIRHFQQFISNLERTIHHYQLLVMQAREQMQRKQIKLTELNIEVKKFEKMKEKYMQAVVDAERITENKWMDEISIQRFAHRGD; this is translated from the coding sequence ATGGGATATGTGTTTAAGTTGCAAAAAGTTTTAACAATGAAAGAAAACGAGAAAAAGCAAGCAGTGGGAGAATACAACGAAGCGGTGCAGCGTTTTCAGGAAGTGGCGGAAAAACTATACCACTTTCTCAAGCAAAAGGAACAATATGAAGAAATACATAAACAAAAACTTCAAGCAGGGTTGCCGATTCAAGAAATCCGCCATTTCCAGCAGTTTATTTCCAATCTCGAACGGACGATCCACCATTACCAGCTTCTTGTGATGCAAGCAAGGGAGCAAATGCAGCGCAAGCAAATAAAATTAACAGAGCTTAATATCGAAGTAAAAAAATTTGAAAAGATGAAAGAAAAATATATGCAAGCCGTTGTTGATGCGGAAAGAATTACCGAAAACAAATGGATGGATGAAATTTCGATTCAACGCTTTGCACATCGGGGAGATTAG
- a CDS encoding MotE family protein, whose product MAANQEMEREEKGSKLQWFLFIIVIPTLFATALALVIMAIAGINVLDTMKKHSKDIPIISQYIDVQKAKSEWEKESEKTIEQKNKVIAKQQKEIKKLENELATKQQEINDLKTEVNSLREELSAAETTAGEANAQAQTPTMKDVARMYGTMSEKNAAMILVKMPESEALAILSLLDSDKAAAILEKMPPDDAAKYTSMLAQRAKENSPIEEAAR is encoded by the coding sequence ATGGCAGCAAATCAAGAAATGGAGAGAGAAGAGAAAGGGAGCAAACTCCAATGGTTTTTGTTTATCATCGTCATTCCGACATTGTTTGCGACAGCGTTGGCCCTTGTCATTATGGCAATTGCCGGGATCAACGTTTTGGACACAATGAAAAAGCATAGCAAAGACATCCCGATTATTTCGCAATATATAGACGTGCAAAAAGCCAAAAGCGAATGGGAAAAAGAATCAGAAAAAACGATCGAACAGAAAAATAAAGTGATCGCGAAGCAACAAAAAGAAATAAAAAAACTGGAAAATGAACTGGCCACAAAGCAGCAGGAAATCAATGACCTAAAAACAGAGGTCAACAGCTTGCGCGAGGAATTATCAGCTGCGGAAACGACGGCAGGAGAAGCAAACGCGCAGGCACAAACGCCGACGATGAAAGACGTTGCGCGCATGTATGGAACAATGTCAGAGAAAAACGCCGCCATGATTTTGGTCAAAATGCCGGAAAGCGAGGCGTTGGCGATCTTATCCTTGTTAGACAGCGATAAAGCAGCGGCGATTTTAGAAAAAATGCCACCTGATGATGCGGCAAAATACACATCGATGTTAGCACAACGCGCTAAAGAAAATTCACCCATTGAGGAGGCGGCAAGGTGA